A single genomic interval of Chiloscyllium punctatum isolate Juve2018m chromosome 35, sChiPun1.3, whole genome shotgun sequence harbors:
- the LOC140459600 gene encoding erlin-2-B-like translates to MAQLSSIVAVAAAILTAMIFSSVHKVEEGHIAVYYRGGALLKATSGPGFHLMLPFITTFKAVQNTVQTDEVKNVPCGTSGGVMIYFDRIEVVNFLIPSAVYDIVRNYTADYDKTLIFNKIHHELNQFCSVHTLQEVYIELFDRIDEDLKLALQQDLTAMAPGLIIHAVRVTKPNIPEAIRRNYELMESEKTKLLIAAQKQKVVEKEAETERKKALIEAEKVAQVAEIKFAQMIMEKETEKRISEIEDGVFVAREKARADADFYTAQRVAEANRLKLSPEYLQLLKYRAIASNSKIYFGKDIPKMFMDLNAFPPGAVSQTSGEVNSAHEIDSTLKEFEGRL, encoded by the exons ATGGCCCAGCTCAGCTCCATTGTGGCAGTTGCTGCTGCCATTCTTACTGCCATGATCTTCTCCTCTGTACACAAGGTGGAAGAGGGTCACATCGCTGTTTACTACAG GGGTGGAGCATTGTTAAAGGCAACGAGTGGTCCAGGATTCCATCTTATGCTGCCCTTTATCACCACTTTCAAAGCTGTACAG AATACTGTGCAGACAGATGAAGTAAAAAATGTCCCTTGTGGCACAAG TGGTGGTGTCATGATCTACTTTGACAGGATTGAAGTGGTGAATTTCCTCATTCCAAGTGCAG TGTATGACATCGTGAGAAACTACACAGCAGACTACGACAAGACTCTCATCTTCAACAAGATCCATCATGAGCTGAACCAGTTCTGCAGCGTTCACACTCTGCAGGAAGTCTACATTGAGCTGTTCG ATCGGATAGATGAGGACCTGAAGTTGGCACTACAGCAAGATCTAACAGCCATGGCTCCAGGTCTGATCATCCAC GCCGTCAGGGTGACCAAACCCAACATTCCAGAAGCCATTCGCAGGAACTACGAGTTGAT GGAGAGTGAGAAGACAAAATTACTGATTGCGGCGCAGAAACAGAAGGTGGTGGAGAAGGAAGCTGAGACTGAACGGAAGAAAGCACTCAtcg AGGCAGAGAAGGTGGCTCAAGTGGCTGAGATTAAATTTGCCCAGATGATAATGGAGAAGGAAACGGAGAAGAGGATATCAGAGATTGAAG ATGGTGTGTTTGTCGCACGGGAGAAGGCTCGAGCAGATGCTGATTTCTACACAGCCCAGCGAGTGGCAGAAGCTAACCGG CTGAAGCTGAGCCCTGAGTATCTGCAGCTTCTGAAATACCGAGCGATCGCTTCCAACAGCAAAATCTACTTTGGGAAGGACATCCCCAAGATGTTCATGGACCTGAATGCCTTTCCGCCTGGAGCAGTGAGCCAAACATCGGGGGAAGTGAACTCAGCACATGAGATTGACAGCACACTGAAGGAGTTTGAAGGCAGGCTATAA